CCGACGGCACCGCACAGGCGGATGAGCGACTGAATCTCTCGCTCACCAACGACACGGCCAGCGGCGTGCTGCGCTACGCCGACGCGGGCTACGAAGAGGCGCTGGACGAAGTGCAGAAGAAGGGCATCGCCCGCATCGACACCTTCGCCCACGCCTGACGCTTCAGGCTTGCCCGGGAGCGGCCTGACAGCACCCATGCCAACGCATGCATTCCGATGCCGTGCGGAGGCTGGGTGGCTGGCCGACCCTGGCCTATCCACTCTTCAACCTAACCTCACCCCCCACCATGACCCACCCTACTGTCTCCGCTCATGCAGGAGCCGCACAGGCTTCGGTCGGCACCACCCAGCACGCAGCCCATGACGAGCGCTCCAGCAAGCGCGCGGTGATCGCTGCGTCCACCGGCAATGCGCTGGAGTGGTATGACTTCACGGTCTACGCGCTGTTTGCCGTCTACATCGGCCAGAACTTCTTCCAGAACGAGAACCCCACGGTGCAGTTGCTGGCGTCGTTCATCGCGTTCGGCATCGGCTACATCGCGCGCCCTCTGGGGGCGCTCATCCTCGGCTCCTATGGCGACCGCAAGGGTCGCAAGGCCGCGCTCACCATGACCATCATGCTGATGGCCGTGGGCACGCTGCTCATTGCCATCGCTCCTCCGTATACGGCTATCGGCATTGGTGCTCCGTTGCTCATCGTGGCAGGCCGCGTGCTGCAGGGCTTCTCCGCAGGTGGCGAAGTCGGCGGTGCGACTGCGTTCCTGGTCGAGCATGCACCACCGGCCAAGCGTGGTCTCTATGCTTCGTGGCTGCAGGCCAGCATGGGCATCAGCAACATGATGGCGGCGCTGGTGGCCACGGCCGTCACCATGCTCTTTACCACTCAGCAGGTGCATGACTGGGCCTGGCGCATTCCCTTCATCATCGGCCTGGCCATCGCCCCCGTGGGCCTGTGGATGCGCCGTGCGCTGGATGAAACCCCGCACTTCAAGGAGCAGGCGGAACGTGCCGCGGCTTCCGGCGAAGCCGAGAAGAAGATGCCCATGCTGCAGGTGCTGCGCGATTGCCCGCGCCAGCTGCTGACGGGTCTGGGTCTGTCCGTGCTGTGGGCTGCTGCGCCCTATGCACTCATCATCTACCTTCCCATCTATGTGCAGAAGAACATGGGCTTCGAGAGCTCGCAGGCATTTACCGCCGCGTTCATCGGCAACATCTTCCTGGTGGCTGGTTGCCTTATCTCCGGCACTCTGTCTGATCGCTTCGGTCGTCGAAACATGCTGCGCTTTGGTGCGATCCTGCTGCTGCTCGGTGCCTATCCGCTGATGGCCTGGCTGCATGGCAATCACACCACGATGGCGCTGATCATCGTGCAGTCAGCCATGTGCTCCATGGTGGCCCTGTTCGTGGGTGCCGCGCCCGCCGCGCTGTCCGAGATCTTCCCGACCGCGGTGCGCTCCTCGGGCATGTCCCTGTCGTACAACGCGGCCGTGACGGTGCTGGGCGGCTTTGCGCCCGCGCTACTCACCTGGATCACCTACAAGACCGGTGTGGCCTATGCCCCGGCGCTGTATGTAATGGCGGCGGCCGTGGTGGCGCTCATCGCCATCAGTTTCCTCCCCGCACGCAGCGAAGACTGACAGAAAACTTCCGGCTTTCTCCACTACCTGAACCATAACAACGATATGAAGAAAACAAACAGTCGCCGTTCATGGCTTGGCCGGATCATGTTCGCTGCAATGTTCGCTATCGCTGGCACGGGTTGCTCCCTGACGCAGCCTGCGAAGACCGATGCAGCAACTGGCAAGGCCACACCGTCGCAAAACACTGCCGCCGCCGAACTGGTGCTGCTGGGTGTGGCGGGTGGGCCCACCTGGTACGGAAAGGAATCGCCCCATGGCATTTCCTCCGCGCTGGTGGTGGATGGCAAGGCGTACATTGTCGATCTGGGCTCCGGTGCCTATCGCCAGTTGCGCCGTGCAGGCATCCAGCCGGGCAGCGAAGCGGCCGTGTTCTTCACGCATCTGCATACCGACCATGTGATCGACCTCGCCAGCATGCTCATGTACGACCCGAGCGCGCGCCGCCGCGCCAAGGCGCAGTTGGAGATCTTCGGCCCGGGCCGTCGTGGCGTGCTGCCGCCGCTGGCCGATGGCATGAAGGGCGATGTGGTGGTGCACCCCGAGAACCCGAATGCCGGCACGGCCGACCTGGTCGATGCCATGCTGGGGGGCATGGCAGCGGATCTGAACATCCGCGTGCGCAGCGAAGGCGTGCCGGATGTGCGCCAGTTCTTCAAGGCGCATGACATTGCCTTGCCGGCAGGTCTGTTGGTGGATCCGAACACCAATCCGGCACCCCCCATGGAACCCTTCAAGGTATGGGAAGACGCCCGCGTGAAGGTCAGCGCCATTCTGGTGCCGCATGGTCTGGTGTTTCCCAACTTCGCCTATCGCTTCGATACAGTGCACGGCTCGGTGGTGTTCTCCGGCGATACAGCAGCCAGCGAGAACCTGGTGAAGCTGGCACGTGGTGCCGATGTGCTTGTGCATGAAGCCATCGACCCGGCGTGGGTGAGCCACATCGTTGGTCCCAAACCCTGGGATGCCCGCCAGCAGGCGCTGGCGAAGCAATTGCTGGAAGCCCATGCCACGCCGCGCGAAGTGGGTGAGATAGCCACGCGTGCCGGTGTCGCGCGACTGGTGCTGTCGCACCTGGTGCCGGGCGATGCTCCGCGTGACCACTGGGAGCAGGCACGCGACACCTTCAAGGGCCCGGTCGTCGTGGGCGAAGATCTGATGCGCCTGCCGATCACCAAGGCGGGCCGCTGACGAAAGCCATGAAGGGGCTGCCAATGGGTGGCTCTTTCACTGGGTGCCATGCATGGGGCATGGAAATGATGCAAGGCCCGCACGCATGGCCTTGGCGTTGTATTTCTTCATTTTTCAGAACGGCTCACAACATGAACTCTCTTCGCTGCTTTTTGCCGCGTGTGCCTCTGCGCACCCTGACACTGGCTGTTTTGGCCAGCCTGAGCTTGCACGCCCATGCCACTGTCGAACTCGACGGCCGCAATGCCACGCCGGAGGTCATCACCCGCATCACTCTGGGCGAGCCCGTGCAGGTGGCGCCCGCCGCCATGGTGCGTGTGAAGAAGGCACATGAAGTGCTCATGGCCGCCGCCGCTGCCGGCCAGAAGATCTACGGCCTCACGGTGGGCGTGGGCCAGAACAAGGATCGCGACATGGTCGATGCCCACGGCCAGCTCAGTCCGGAGGTGATCAAGGCGTCGCAGGCATTCAACATTGGCCTGCTGCATGCACACGCGGGTGGCGTGGGTCCTGATGCGCCCGTGCAGGATGTGCGCGCCGCCATGGCTGCGCGGCTCAACGCGCTGCTCGATGGCGGTGCGGGCGTGCAGGCGTCCATCGTCGAAGCCTATGTGCAGTTCCTGAACCACGGCATCACACCGGCCATGCCCGCGCTGGGCTCCATCGGTGAGGCCGACATCACGCTGCTGAGCCATATGGGCACGGCCATGATGGGCGAGGGCGATGTGTACTACGAGGGCCGCAAGCAACCGGCGGCTGAGGTGCTCAGGCAGTTGCACATCCGTCCGATCGAACCGGTGGGCAAGGATGCGTTGTCCATTCTTAGCTCCAACGCCTACGCCAGCGGCATGGCGGCACTGGCTCTACAGGACATGGCGCACTTCAACCGCGTCTCGCAGTTAGTGTTTGCTCTCAGCCTGCAGGCGCTCAATGGCAACGTGTCTCCGTTGCTGAAGGATTCGCTGGCACTGCGCCCCTTCCCGCAGACAAAGAAGGCAGGAGAAGAACTGCGCCATCTGCTCGATGGCTCCAGCCTCTGGAATGCTGATGACAAGCGTGCGCTGCAGGACCCGCTGAGCTTCCGCACCGCCGTTTATCTGCTAGGTGAGCAGGCATTGGCGCTGGAACAGGCGAATGCACAACTCAACGTGCAATTGAATTCGTCCGACGATAACCCTGGCGTGGCCGTTGGGGCGAAGCCGGCATCAGACCGCGCACAGGAAAAGCGCGCCTATGTGGAAGGACTAGGGGCGGTGCTGCCGGATGCCAATTTCGAGCCACTGCCGTGGGTGCTGGCTATGGAGAAATCGGGGTTGTCGCTGGCGCACAGTGCGCTTGCTTCTGCGCAGCGCGTGGTCAAGCTCAATGATCCGGCCTTTACTGGGCTCAGCCGTTTCCTCGGCACGGAGCACAGCGTGCATGCCTTTGGCGCCATGGAAAAGCCCGCCATGGCCCTGGCCATGCAAAGCCTGCGCTTGGCACAACCTGTATCGATGAACTACCTGCCCGTGGCCGGCAACATCGAGGACGTGGCCACCAACGCTCCCGTTGTGGCCCAGAACTTGCGCCTACAGATCCAGACGGGCTACCAACTGCTCGGCGTGGAGCTGGTACATGCAGCACAGGCTATCGACCTGCGCCGCGCCAGGGATCCGAACTTCCGCCTCTCGCCCGCGACCGCCGCGCTCTTTGACGCGCTGCGCAAACAGGTGGCCTTCCTCGATAAGGACCGCGCGCTGACGCAGGATTTCCGCGGCGCTGCCGAGCTGCTGCGCACTTACCGCTGATCGCGCAGAAGCAACACACAGAAAAAAGACAAAAGGGGCAATGACCATGAAACAACCTATTCGCCCGCTAGCCCTCTGCGTCGCCATCGCTGCTGCTGCCTTGTATGCGAGTACGGCACAAGCGCAGAGTTCGGTCACGCTCTATGGCCTCATTGACGCCAGCGTGCGCTACGAACACAGCAACAAGGGCAACGTCACGTCCGTGGTCGATGGCGCCGATGCCGGTTGGGGTGGAAGCCGCTGGGGCTTTCTGGGATCCGAAGACCTGGGCGGCGGCCTAAAGGTCATCATGAACCTGGAAGGTGGCTTGAACATCGACACCGGTACGTTGCGCGGAGGCAAGGTCTTTGGCCGTACCGCCATGGTGGGTCTTGCAAGCTCATATGGCGAGATCACGCTAGGCCGTCAGTACAACGCGCTGTACTACACCGGCTCCTGGCACAGTGACCCTACCTATGTCTCCAGTTGGTCGCCAACCGTGGTCCATCAGCTGGACTTCGCCTGGGACAACGCCATCGCCTACACGGGCCGTTTTGGCGACTACATTGCCCGCGCCACGTTTGCACCAGGCGAGCAGCACGGCTCCAAGGGCAACCGGCAGGCCGCCAGCTTGCTGTACAACGGCCACCCGTTCGGCGTGGCAGCAGGTTACGGCAGCGTCAAGGATAAAAACTGGTCCACAGCCAACCTCGGCGCCTATTACGAGATCGGCAAGCTCACCGTGCAGGCCACCTACTATCGAACGACGAACGAGCCCTACAGCGGCGCCCGCCGCATTACCACGCAGGGTTTGGGAGGCTTCTACCAGTTCACGCCCGAGATCGAGCTGACGGCAGCCTTCTGGCACACGAGGAGCGCTCTCGATAGCGGAGTGCTGCGTGAACGGAAGGGCTTGGTGGCTGCTCGCTACAGCCTTTCCAAGCGTACGCGTCTATATGCTGAGGCCGATCATGCACGGAGTAATGGCGAAATCCGACGTAAAGCTGGAGTCCAGTTGGGAGTTCAGCATTCATTCTGACTCCGAGACCAGCAGGCTGGGATTGTTTTGAAGGTTCACAGAAAGATTGAATTTCAACGCCGGTATCTTGGAGATGGACTTGATTCTGTCCAATGCTCCATCGGGTCAACTGTCTGAGTGTTTAACGCCGCTATCAAGCGCCTGCCAGAATGGCCTCAACTTGGCAAAACATCTGGGATGTGAGGTATTGCAAGCGCTTGTTTTTGTAGAAATTTGATTGTGTTTGCGACTTTGGATCAACACTTTCACAGCAAGTGATGCTCTGGAGGGTGCGTGGATGCTAGGCCTGTGCTTACGACTTTATTTACCCGGCATAGGTGTTCTGGGTAGAGTCGATCACGCCATCCCTTTCGATGCCAACTTGAACCATCGATGCTTCATGCATTCATGGCAAGTCAATCCGTTGACAAAGAACAGTGATGATGGCTGCAGCCCTGATTCCAGCCTTCGCGCCCTTTGCAAAGGTTGCGCACGTAAGCGTTCTGTGAGCGATAAAGCAGCTCTCAATGGCATCCAGTGTGTGGCCGGGGGCGAGTTCGGCTGCAAACGACACATCGTAGGAGATGCCAGATGCATCACTGCTGGTGATCCTTGTCAGTGGTGCAAATAGGCCTACTTCATGACGTTCGAAAAGTATCTGGATGCGATGCAACCGTTGCAGACCTGCCGGGGCGGTCACGCAAACGAACGGTAAAGCTTCACGTCGACCAAGGTTATGACAAAAGACGCTGCCGTGCCTTTTTGAGGCTGCGCGCTATCACTTGCAGGATTGCTAGGCGAGGAGTCGAGAGCTGCAACGCCGAACGCTGGCCTTGAAAGGCGGCTGGATACCCGAGGTGTTGCTGAAACCGACTGCCGCAATCATCTGTGCATGCTTCGTGGATGGGGCGTGTGAGCGGCTCTAGGTGAAGAGGTTCTGGCCCAGATCCGATTACTGCATGAGCCGGGATGCTGCCGCAATTGGCACGCATGCGCCAGCACATGCGTGCGGGATTTATGCAAAGGTTTCCTAAGCGATCCACATGCATGGCACAAACGCAAGCAGTCACTGAGTCGCAATTCAAGTTGAGTGCCGGTGGTCGAACTCAGGCGGTCACAGCCAGCGGACTGGTCGGCCGTGGCCAGTTCAATCGGAGTGGACATTCAGGCATGGACCGTACGATACGCCACAGGCGTCATGCCGGTAGCTTGTCTGAATGCCCGGATGAGGCTCGGCTCGCTGGCGAAGCCAAGGTCATCGACAATGCGTTTGAGTGGCTGCTGGGTTTCACATAGCGCTTCGGCCACTTGGCGCAGCTTGATGCGTCGCATCCACTGAGCTGCTGCCAGACCCGTATGCTCCTGCACTCGTCGAGCCAATGTTCGTGGAGAGATATGCAGTTGGGCAGCAAGCGTCGGCAAGCGCAACTCGCCTGCGGGGCTGCGTTGCACAATCATCTGTGCCTGACGTAGAGACTCATCAGTCAGAGTAATGAGTTCCAGATTGGCAAATGCGGCATGCAACACTGCCGGGCGTGGCAGCATTAGTAGATTTTGTAGATCGCGAAGCTCAGCGGGGTCTAGCCTCTCGGTCAACATGTGCTGCACGAGCGGCAGATATCCGTGAGCGCCGGCAGCCGTCAACGAGCCTTCGCTGATGATCATTGGCTCATCAAAGCTCCATTCAACGTGTGGAAAGCTGGTTTGCAATGACTCCCGCAGCCACCATGTTGCCGTTGCACGTTGCCCATGCAATCTCCCGCTCGCAGCAACTGGCAGTACTCCTGCGCAATAGCTCCACACCTGGGTTTCCTTGGGCAATTCCCGCAATGCTCGGATCACCGGAGCTAATTTCTGCAATGGGGCTCGCAGGTCACTTGCAGACGATAGCCACAGGCCTGGTACCACCACTGCGTCCGCGCGCACCGCATGTAGGCAGGTCTTCGGAGCTATCGACGGTCCTTGCCAGGTTGTGACTGGTGTTGTATCTACTCCTGCCCATATCACGTCGCACACCATACGCCTGGCGCGCAGGTTAGCGGCTCGCACCATATCTGCTACAGAAAATAGGCCGGCCGGCATGCATTCGGGATACAGCAGCAATGCAAGGCGCAATGGTTCCATTTGAGCTGTGGAATATGGCATGAATTGGTAATTAACTGACTAGTCTGGCCATTTTCCATGCAGAGGCATATCGGAAGAATGAGGCATTTCCTCCACCTCCGAGTTTTTCATGCTGATCACTCAGTTACGCAATGCCACTATCGTTCTAGAGTTTGAGGCCCAGGGCAGGGCTATTGGTCTGCTTGTCGACCCAATGCTCGCTCCTCGCGGAAGTCTGCCTGGGTTGCGTTATCTGGGACGTGGGCGGCAGCGCAATCCAATCGTCGAACTTCCTGCGAATTCAGAGGCCGTGCTTGAACGGGTTACGCATGCACTTATTACCCATTGCCAGCGCGGACACTTCGATCACCTGGATCGCATCGGTAAGCGCTTTCTGCGTGAGAGAAGGATCCCTGTGTTCTGCATGCCACGTGACGCGGAGTACCTTTGCCAGCGGGGCCTCAATGTTGAGTCGTTGAGCGGTCATGAGCGTCAGTTGTGGAGTCTCGGCGGTCACATTACCCCAATCCTCTGTGTACATGGGAAGGGATGGATCGGGCGATTCATGGAGCATGGTCACGGCTACCTGCTGGAATTGCCTGGCGAACCTAGTGTCTATATGGCTGGCGACACTTTGCTTACCCCAGCAGTAAGTGACTGCCTGCATAGGCTGAGGCCCGATATCGCCATCCTGCCTGCAGGCGGAGCACGCTTCGATCTGGGAGGGGAAATCCTTATGGATGCCAAGGATGTAATGGACGCTGCAAGTTGCTGGCCTGGCGAGCTGGTGGTGAATCATCTTGAAGCGCTGGACCATTGCCCAGTCACGCGAGAGCACGTGCGGGCTCTCGCTCAAGATGAGGGTGTCGCTGATCGAGTATGGGTGCCTGAAGATGGGCAGTGTCGTCGCTACAAGTCAGTCTTGCCGCCATTGACTAGCAGGGGCTCCTACTGAGAGAAGGTGTCACACGCGTGTGACGGGAGAAGTTCGATGTATGGCCGCTTGGAGCAGTGCAGGACAGACAGTCTCTAGGAGCATAGAGCAGGCTATGGGTACGCCAGCTTCCTGAAAGGCCGAAAAGCAGCTTTTATGAAGAATCTCTGTTCAGACTCCGCAATGGCGCAGTGCGTGCAATATTGCTGATTTGCTCAAAATCCAATTCATCCAGCGCATGCCTGACCGCACTGACCAAGCCTTGGTAGTCTGTGCCGTTGTCCATGGCATCAATCCAGGCGTGCAAATCGCTCCAGTTCCCTCGCCTTGCAAGCAGCTCCAATTCGTGCTTCTGCTCCTCTTGAAGAGCCTCCAGTGTCTGCATAGTCTTGTGCTCACTGTGTTTATCAGATGTGGGCAGAGGCATCAAAGCTTGGAAGAGAGGACTATCTGATGCCTGTTTGACCATGAGAAAAAAGACTGCATTGGTACCGCGTCCTAGATGGCTATCAATAGATAGATGGCCGGTCATCTTCTCAATGATGCGTTGTGCGATCAGTAGCCCCAGTCCTCGTTTTGCATGAGTGCGACTAGCCGTCAGCGATTTTTGAATTTTGGCGAGTACTTCTGGCTCCATGCCGGAACCACTGTCGCTAACCTCAAAGCGAAGATGCCATTTGTCTTGGCCGACGTACTTACCTTGCAGCTTCAGGTCAATGCTTCCGTCAAATGTAAATTTCGCGGCGTTGGACAAGAGATTGAGTACAGCCTGTTGCAGGCGCTTGCCGTCCAAGTAGATATGCACGGGCAGCATGCTCTGTATTTGCAGTGAGAACCTGTTGCGTTGACGATGGGCCAGAGCATGGGCGTACTTTGTGAGTTCATCCAGCAGAGAGCTTAGATCTACCAACTGCTCATTCAATGCCAAAGGAGGCTGCAACTCATCTTTGGCATAGTCCACCAATTCGTCGATCAATGCCAATTGATAAGTAGCGCTTCTTTCAACTGCGGCCAATTTATCTATGTCAACTTTGCTCGGGGACAGGTGCATCAGTTGCAGATAAGCAATGATCGCGGAGACTGGCGCTCGCAAATCATGACTGACATAGGCGAGCAGCTCCTTTTGCTCCAACGAACGTTGCTCAGCTTGTTCTAGAGCCTCTTTAAGAGCGCGAGTTTTGTACTTGACCTCATGTTCAAGGCGTTCTTGCTGCTGGCTTTGCCATTGGAGCAATGTGCGCTGTGCCTGGTGACGTTGGTGGGAATGCTGATAGGCCCAGCTGGTGATGACGAACAGGCCGACAGTCAAGGCGGGTATTACAAGCGCATATTGCTCGAAGAGCTGAACCAGTGCGATGTTTGGTATCAAGAGAGCTACGGCGCGCAACAATGCACAGCATGCCAAGACAGATACGAGCAGCAAAGCTGTCAGGCTGCCAGGCCCTCCACTACGATGATAGATGTAGGTGCAAGCCAGAATTGCTAGCAGACTCAGTGGTGCAACGATGATGCCAGTAGGGGCAAACCAGTCATAAGGCCCAAATAAAGCACCGATGAGAACAATGCTCTCTAAGAGGGCAACGACCTTCAGCAGAATTAGGCCTGCTGAGGGTAGATAGTTCTGGGTTTTTTCTAATCGCACACGCAGATATAGCAATATGCTCAGCACGATGCCTGCAACCAAAACGTGATGAGCTCGGTAGCCCCATTCCGTACTGCTGGGCCAAAGTATTGGCTGTGCATAGCCTCGGTAGGTAGCTTCATAGAGTGCAGTCAGCAACAGCCCCAGTGTTTGCCATCCCATCAAGGGAGATCGCAGAATTCTCCAGAGAGCCGCAGAATAGACTACGAACACCAGTATGCTGCCAATCAGCAGTCCGCTGAACAACGCATAGTCACGCTCCACCCTGTGCCATTGATCTACTGTATGCAGCGTGACTTTCAACTTACTTGACGCGTGACTATTGACGTGAACAAGTATGCGCACCTTCTCTCCTGGCGCGAGATTTATGGCGACCTGAGGTACTCGATTGAGCGACTCGTTAGGGTCACTGATTCCTGCCAGGGTTCGACTTGCACGAACTTGACCTTCCTGCATGCGTACAACATAAAAAGTCACATGTTGTAGCCAACTAACCCCCAAAGCCAGTTGCACTGATTGAGGGGTGTTTAGATCGTTGTGCAGTGCCAGCCTGAGCCACAGATGTGTCATGTCGAACCGCCCATCAAGCGCTTTGGCTGTAACGGTATGGAATCCGTCAATCTCATTGCTCGGAAGGGCTACCACCTGTAGTGGTGCTTCGTTTGCCATACCTCGCTCCCAGACCTCAACAGTGTTGTTCAGGACCGGGAGGCCGAGAGCTACATCGCTGATCTGAATTCGAGGGGGCGCAGACGCTTCAAGTGCGCTCGCATTGATCGCCCACCATAGGAATATGCTGCAGAGCAGACGAACATAGCTCGATGTACATTGCCTCATGGCTTTGGACTCATGTATGAGCGCCGAAAAGATGATGGGGTACATCCAAAATAGGAATGAAAGGCTGACGAGAAATTAGCAGCGCTGGAGAACCCTACCGCTGCCGCAACTTCCTCTATATGCATGGCAGAGCTAGCAAGCATGCGTTGAGCTTCGTGAAGGCGAGCCTCCCGGATGAACTTGTAGACCGTGCTGCCCGTGTGAGCCTGGAAGACGCGTGTTAAGCGCTTTTCATTGGTGCCTAATTTGGAGGCTAGTTCAGGCAGAGTAGGAACCTTGGACAAATCGGAAAGCACCAACTGCTGGGCCGCTCGCAGCAACGTTAAATTGTGATCAAGGCTCAGTGCTTCCGTTACTCGCTCAAGAGCAGGGACTGACGGTTGCGGCTCTGGTGAAGCGCGAACATCTTGATATGACATTTCTTGGCGTTTCGCCAAAGCCAAGTGGATTTCCACACGCGCTAAAACTTCATTGATGTCGAACGGCTTTGGAATGTAGTCCACAGCACCTAACTGCAACCCCATTAAACGCTCTTTGGGGGAGGCACAAGAAGTCACAAAGATAACGGGAATGCCTGCTGTGGATGGATCTGCCTTCAATAGCCTGCAGACGGCAAATCCATCTACGCTGCCCATATTTACGTCCAATAGGATTAGTTCAAATTGCTGAGTAGTGGCACGGCGATAACCCTGCATGGCATCCATGGCGACGGAAAGACGATAGCCATTACTTCGAAGCAGTTCCAGCAGGATTTTCAGTTCAGTCACGTTGTCGTCGATGACAAGGATTCGTTCACTCGAAGGGCCTGCAGGTGACCAGTAAGACACGGCAACAATCCGAAGTTAGATGGTTATTTTGAAAAACTATGGATTGTGAAGATGATTTTTAACGACGTGTTACGTTTTGGCGCTGCGGGTGACGTAGATGCACCGAATCTGACGTTTGTTTACAAGTTTTTCTGGAATTCAAAAGCAGATTCCTGTTTTTAAACATCGGTGTGATGGAGCAAATGTCTGTCGAAAGAGAAATTGACATTTGTTTTGAATTGTTGTCTGGTAGGCAGATGGAATGTTCGCTTTTTCAAAAGCGTTCCAGACCGCTAACTCCTAGCATTCGCAAGCATTTGGCATTGAGCACCCCAAGGTAGAGGGTTCAGAACTTTGCCAAGGTTAGGAATCAAGGAGAAGTTCATGGAAGCCGTATACAAGTCTGGTGGAAAAGTCGCCTCTACAGAGCAAGGCCTGGTTTTAGATAAGCCTTCTGCAGTCATCCTCAAAGTTGCACCGGAACAGATCGTCAAATCGACTCGTGTCGGTAATGACCTGGTACTGACTTTGGTCGATGGAAAACAAATCTATGTGAACGGATTCTTCGCTGCATATGCAGAGGAAGGGCGCAACGATCTGGTCTTGGAGGATCAGCAGGGCGTGCTTTGGTGGGGTCAATATGGTGGGGCCTGGGAAGGCTTCGAGTTCACTGAGATCGAATCGAATGAGTCTGTTGCTGCGTGGCTGCCGTGGCTTGTGGGGTTGGGTCTGGGGGGGCTGGCTGTGTCGAGTGGCGGTAGCGGTGGAGGTGGCAAGAATGCCAACAATCCTCCAGAGCCTATCGATCCCAATGAAGGGTTGAACCCTGGTACCCCGGGTCACGTGCCCGGGCAGGAATTCAACAATGGCGGTTACAAAGTCACTGTGCGCGAAGATCAGCCTTTCAATGGCAAGGTTGTGGGCAAGGATTCTGATGGCGATTCGTTGACCTACGGATTGGGCACACCGCCCGCTCATGGCACAGTGACCATTGACAGGAACACCGGCGAGTACACCTACACGCCCAACAAGGACTGGAGCGGCCCGGGTACGGACGAGTTCACGGTGATCGTGGACGACGGCAAGGGCGGCAAGACCACCACCACGGTGACGGTCAATGTCGGAGCGGAGCAGGATGCGTACGACGACATCGAGGGCATCGGCTTTGGGAAGTCCGTCACCATTGACGTGCTGGGCAACGACAAGTTCGCAGGCAACAACGTCAAGATCACGGAAGTCAACGGCACAGCGATCGTTGAAGGCCAGACCGTGGTCGTGGCCGACGGCAGCGTCAAGCTGGTGGGTGGCCAACTGGAGTTCACGCCCAAGGCGGGCTTTGTGGGCGACGCCAAGTTCAGCTACACGGCGCAGACCGATGGCGGCACGCCCGAGACGGCCAACGTCACCGTGACCGTGGCGGCCAATCAGCTGCCTGAGCCTACCGATCCCAACATCGACCCGGGCAACCCGGAGTTCCCCGGTCAGACGTTCACGCCAGGTCCTGGCGGTGGCTACAAGATCACCGT
This region of Comamonas thiooxydans genomic DNA includes:
- a CDS encoding sensor histidine kinase — its product is MANEAPLQVVALPSNEIDGFHTVTAKALDGRFDMTHLWLRLALHNDLNTPQSVQLALGVSWLQHVTFYVVRMQEGQVRASRTLAGISDPNESLNRVPQVAINLAPGEKVRILVHVNSHASSKLKVTLHTVDQWHRVERDYALFSGLLIGSILVFVVYSAALWRILRSPLMGWQTLGLLLTALYEATYRGYAQPILWPSSTEWGYRAHHVLVAGIVLSILLYLRVRLEKTQNYLPSAGLILLKVVALLESIVLIGALFGPYDWFAPTGIIVAPLSLLAILACTYIYHRSGGPGSLTALLLVSVLACCALLRAVALLIPNIALVQLFEQYALVIPALTVGLFVITSWAYQHSHQRHQAQRTLLQWQSQQQERLEHEVKYKTRALKEALEQAEQRSLEQKELLAYVSHDLRAPVSAIIAYLQLMHLSPSKVDIDKLAAVERSATYQLALIDELVDYAKDELQPPLALNEQLVDLSSLLDELTKYAHALAHRQRNRFSLQIQSMLPVHIYLDGKRLQQAVLNLLSNAAKFTFDGSIDLKLQGKYVGQDKWHLRFEVSDSGSGMEPEVLAKIQKSLTASRTHAKRGLGLLIAQRIIEKMTGHLSIDSHLGRGTNAVFFLMVKQASDSPLFQALMPLPTSDKHSEHKTMQTLEALQEEQKHELELLARRGNWSDLHAWIDAMDNGTDYQGLVSAVRHALDELDFEQISNIARTAPLRSLNRDSS
- a CDS encoding helix-turn-helix domain-containing protein, which codes for MSYWSPAGPSSERILVIDDNVTELKILLELLRSNGYRLSVAMDAMQGYRRATTQQFELILLDVNMGSVDGFAVCRLLKADPSTAGIPVIFVTSCASPKERLMGLQLGAVDYIPKPFDINEVLARVEIHLALAKRQEMSYQDVRASPEPQPSVPALERVTEALSLDHNLTLLRAAQQLVLSDLSKVPTLPELASKLGTNEKRLTRVFQAHTGSTVYKFIREARLHEAQRMLASSAMHIEEVAAAVGFSSAANFSSAFHSYFGCTPSSFRRSYMSPKP